The Cryptococcus neoformans var. neoformans B-3501A chromosome 7, whole genome shotgun sequence genome window below encodes:
- a CDS encoding hypothetical protein (HMMPfam hit to adh_short, short chain dehydrogenase, score: 107.2, E(): 3.9e-29), whose product MDYSSFIGSQLFSVKGRTCIVTGGGTGIGKGIAAALILNGAKVFIIGRRLNVIQETANELTNAAVRAQSEGQCIPVEGDVATKQGVSDIYEKIVNLTDRLDYLVNNAGFSANWRKQCPDLNDPIGLEEQLWSIEDSDFANMTAIHCAGPYFLAVKCIPLFKNSDNPSVCNITSLAAHFFNRAVCEYSYGQSKAAEVHLTRLMAAGLLPYKIRCNSVCPGLFRSQLTTGTTDLDAPLWPPMQRATEEAIPARRVGKWEEIAGAVLMLASPAGAYFNEAEQVIIDGGWRLCASAKDVK is encoded by the exons ATGGATTATTCATCTTTTATAGGATCTCAGTTGTTTTCCGTCAAGGGCAGG ACTTGCATCGTAACTGGCGGTGGCACTG GTATCGGCAAAGGAATAGCCGCTGCCCTTATCTTGAATGGCGCCAAA GTGTTCATCATTGGCCGTCGCCTCAATGTCATTCAGGAGACTGCGAATGAACTCACAAATGCAGCTGTTAGGGCTCAGTCTGAGGGACAATGTATTCCCGTTGAAGGCGACGTAGCAACTAAGCAAGGAGTTAGCGACATCTACGAGAAGATCGTCAATCTCACTGATCGA CTCGACTATCTTGTTAACAACGCAGGCTTCTCTGCAAATTGGCGCAAACAATGCCCTGACTTG AATGACCCCATCGGTCTCGAAGAGCAGCTCTGGTCTATTGAGGA CTCTGACTTTGCCAATATGACTGCTATCCATTGTGCCGGACCCTACTTCCTTGCCGTCAAATGTATACCTCTGTTCAAAAACTCGGACAACCCTTCTGTCTGCAACATTACATCTTTGGCTGCCCACTTCTTTAATCG TGCCGTCTGCGAATACTCATATGGCCAATCCAAAGCTGCTGAAGTACATCTCACTCGCCTCATGGCCGCCGGCCTCCTCCCCTACAAAATCAGGTGTAACTCTGTGTGCCCCG GTCTTTTTCGATCTCAGCTTACCACTGGCACTACTGATCTTGATGCACCCCTCTGGCCTCCTATGCAGCGCGCTACCGAAGAAGCAATCCCCGCTCG GCGTGTGGGCAAGTGGGAGGAGATTGCAGGTGCCGTATTGATGCTTGCTTCCCCCGCTGGAGCTTACTTCAATGAAGCTGAGC AAGTTATAATCGACGGTGGATGGCGCTTG TGTGCATCTGCCAAAGATGTCAAATAG
- a CDS encoding hypothetical protein (HMMPfam hit to Bromodomain, Bromodomain, score: 238.9, E(): 9e-69): protein MADEPLATWFTLTHQRNVLHLDFRGVITASAFLTVQPTNPSLQAIYLHASPHLHIHSVFLSSPTPSEPLLATPASFALSNPYQPLPVREPPIDIKSHPEIKRKTWAAMGESDEGELAISVSGGWVRLVESQNIAGREPQVTFAPIQVRIDYQLVVGGDVIEGIVFRRPGDGGNEYQIPHMFLSPTTYNSARVWTPCIDSLFERCTWELEFVVPRYLEGGEPLDGEEGYPVMVVSSGELMEQITHPHDPHKVIFYYLQTNPTSVQHISFAAGPFQMHCISADESHKPILGFCLPGDLDLLANSTSFLPRVMAFTTELGSYPFTDFKVVFVSNPRSECSTSATLAIASSDLLHPPSVIEQAISVRQTLSLALIQQWIGINIIQRNYSDTWIVNGLALYILGQFIRHLLGNNEYRFRLKKDIDRCVMQDQGAQWPLCVPGQVDPPDSATTAFINIKAPLVLHILDRHLAKAGTSLGLSQVIPRILMAALSDDLPGNTLTTSYFLRQCRKVSGLDLQTFQDQWIFGSGCPRLSVRTNFIKKKFTVEFMVSQTQPAVEAINEMSEKQRKVAVWRRPTPFFEGSLTVRIHEADGAPFEHLIDIKTPQKTFPLPFNTKYKRTRRSGHIAARFNKMQDALDAANEPSNDDEEEAKLEAADRAGVFAYPPWDDEEERRRWKVAEWGEGEANAMLGEGGGYEWIRVDPDCEWLAIFEFAEKPWCWISQLQGDRDVIAQLEAIQNMRMYPSPVIASELARTVLVKNYFYRVRMEAARALAMYNSSECDYIGYFLIMKLFQAFYCQPSSGNETEPPEIQCRPLPNDFSNFADYFVKKSLIAAMADLRDPATRAVWRHVRITLLDLLRLNDNTSNQYSDSFYLAAVITAISNAFTVGSAAQGMLSETEIESEQLLQKEATDVLDRAMTVDRLVPSYHNVVTKAGLEAQMKSILAGQRTNDSRELLSYTREGNFEAIRMVAFDGLLLCKPPGRSPAVDKYLLDVIANDQSLTIRRFVARNLSESILVSLALGEITGALPLPGVVDVTNETDQMREQRTEGQNNAIVKALRKDFGAKLEVKRLVQDSLIESFTMPDPEVRFALLKVAEIIASSTSEPQPGNLITLSTPTVETPTAPQPPKIRISMPSAEIVSDSQGYGFPAPENPVVTPRTAAKIVLNPNAPTPNTHKKKDAPKAQRKGLSDNDFKAIAIALNKLVADKRSFFFRQPVDPVRDNAPDYLTVIKKPMDLSTIRAKLDNGMYTNRQDFVSDIRLIIANCYTYNATPTSPVRKAGEAFEKLFNTLWAKTENTLSAQRSSHATTPSKAMPPPPLPQAEPTASTSVKVKVKPPKSVTIDPAPAPVMPPPPLPIAKKASIARPPATEEKKEKQAKKRKEPGETSKSNLDDLLGAEVDAMGSEAATNDPLTDLLEEPKQPTKKSKLPVSSKISKSTTSKESSAAPSSSNEKPSVKKAKIKVQSGSSSSPVPRPPVPAEQPSVSQTLVPSPIAPSTVVSAQPQPPSDLPPTKSNSMSFKAKRAKALLTTLQKEPSAILFLRPVDPILDGCPTYLDEIKHPMDLGTIGKKIDQKKYKTMGQFARDIELVFANCRQFNPPGEITALADKVEEVYWRDWPKTVSSKMTGDEKKSMVSMLNQALKNPLSEWFRLAVDPVALGIPQYFDIIPPEDARDLGLIKLKLEKGQYQTAKQVDEDVELMLENARVFNGEGPVVDAANALGKWWQSQRSKMDV from the exons GCGAACTGGCCATCTCCGTGTCAGGCGGGTGGGTGCGGCTGGTGGAAAGCCAGAACATTGCAGGCCGGGAGCCGCAGGTCACGTTTGCGCCCATCCAGGTACGGATCGACTACCAGCTCGTGGTCGGCGGGGATGTCATTGAAGGCATCGTGTTTAGACGCCCTGGCGATGGCGGTAACGAATAC CAAATTCCCCACATGTTCCTCTCGCCCACGACGTATAATTCTGCAAGAGTCTGGACGCCATGTATCGACAGTCTGTTTGAACGATGTACTTGGGAACTCGAGTTTGTTGTGCCCAGGTACTTGGAAGGAGGCGAGCCACTTGATGGCGAAGAGGGATATCCCGTAATGGTGGTCAGCAGTGGAGAGCTCATGGAGCAA ATAACCCATCCCCATGATCCTCACAAAGTGATATTTTACTACCTTCAAACCAATCCGACATCTGTCCAGCACATTTCATTCGCCGCGGGGCCGTTCCAGATGCACTGCATTTCGGCAGACGAGAGCCATAAGCCCATACTGGGCTTCTGTCTTCCTGGCGATCTTGATCTGCTCGCAAATTcgacctctttccttccaaGAGTCATGGCTTTCACCACTGAGCTCGGTTCATACCCCTTCACCGATTTCAAAGTCGTGTTTGTCAGCAATCCTCGAAGTGAATGCTCAACATCAGCAACACTCGCTATTGCGTCCTCTGACCTTTTGCATCCACCATCCGTCATTGAACAGGCCATTAGCGTTCGCCAAACCCTATCTCTTGCTCTTATACAACAATGGATTGGTATCAACATCATCCAGCGTAATTATTCTGACACCTGGATCGTCAACGGTCTTGCTCTTTATATACTCGGTCAATTCATTCGCCACTTGTTAGGAAACAATGAGTATCGCTTcaggttgaagaaggacattGACAGGTGCGTCATGCAAGATCAAGGTGCTCAATGGCCATTATGTGTGCCGGGCCAGGTCGATCCTCCAGACTCTGCAACTACGGCCTTTATCAACATCAAGGCGCCCCTCGTGTTACACATCCTCGATAGGCACCTGGCCAAGGCCGGGACCTCTCTCGGGTTGTCACAGGTTATTCCGAGAATCCTCATGGCCGCCTTGTCAGACGATTTGCCGGGCAATACTCTTACCACATCCTATTTCCTTCGTCAGTGTCGTAAAGTCTCGGGTCTCGACCTGCAGACTTTTCAAGATCAATGGATTTTTGGGAGCGGGTGCCCCCGACTGTCAGTCAGAACGAATTTCATCAAGAAAAAGTTCACAGTCGAGTTCATGGTATCCCAAACCCAGCCCGCGGTGGAGGCAATCAATGAGATGAGCGAGAAGCAGAGAAAGGTGGCTGTCTGGAGGAGACCGACACCGTTTTTCGAAGGTAGCTTGACAGTCCGCATTCACGAAGCGGATGGTGCGCCTTTTGAACATCTTATCGATATAAAAACGCCGCAAAAAACTTTCCCGCTCCCCTTCAACACAAAGTACAAACGTACACGTCGGTCAGGCCACATCGCAGCGCGATTCAACAAGATGCAAGATGCTCTCGATGCTGCGAATGAACCATCAaacgatgacgaggaagaagccaaattGGAAGCTGCCGATCGAGCCGGTGTATTTGCCTATCCACCgtgggatgatgaggaggagcgTAGGCGGTGGAAAGTGGCAGaatggggagaaggagaagcgaaTGCGATGCTGGGCgagggtggaggatatgaATGGATAAGGGTCGATCCGGATTGCGAGTGGTTGGCAATATTCGAATTTGCAGAAAAGCCGTGGTGTTGGATAAGTCAGTTGCAAGGAGACAGGGATGTCATTGCTCAGCTGGAG GCCATCCAAAACATGCGAATGTACCCGTCGCCGGTAATAGCCAGTGAATTGGCACGAACAGTCTTGGTGAAGAATTACTTTTACAGAGTTAGAATGGAAGCAGCAAGGGCTTTGGCCATG TATAACAGTTCTGAATGCGACTACATTGGCTACTTTCTCATCATGAAACTTTTCCAAGCATTTTATTGCCAACCATCGTCTGGAAATGAGACGGAGCCTCCTGAAATCCAATGTCGCCCGCTGCCGAATGATTTTTCCAATTTCGCCGACTACTTTGTCAAAAAG AGTTTGATCGCTGCCATGGCCGATCTGAGAGATCCCGCGACGAGGGCGGTATGGAGACATGTTCGCATAACCTTGCTTGATTTACTACGCCTTAACGATAACACGTCCAATCAG TACTCTGATTCATTTTATCTCGCAGCTGTCATAACCGCCATCTCGAATGCGTTTACAGTGGGCTCTGCCGCTCAAGGGATGCTGTCCGAAACAGAGATTGAATCTGAGCAATTGCTGCAAAAAGAGGCAACGGACGTCTTGGACAGGGCGATGACAGTAGACAGACTGGTGCCAAGTTACCATAATGTGGTGACGAAAGCTGGTTTGGAAGCACAAATGAAATCCATCCTTGCTGGCCAAAGGACAAACGATTCTCGGGAACTTTTGAGCTACACGAG AGAGGGAAACTTTGAGGCAATCCGCATGGTCGCATTTGAtggtcttctcctttgcaaACCTCCCGGAAGAAGTCCCGCCGTCGACAAGTACTTGCTCGACGTGATTGCAAACGACCAGTCTTTGACAATTCGTCGTTTCGTGGCCCGAAATCTTTCCGAGTCTATTCTCGTATCTCTCGCTTTGGGAGAGATCACAGGTGCTCTGCCGCTACCCGGCGTGGTCGACGTAACAAATGAGACGGATCAGATGAGAGAGCAAAGGACAGAGGGGCAGAATAACGCCATTGTCAAAGCGCTGAGAAAGGATTTCGGCGCAAAGCTAGAGGTGAAGCGACTGGTGCAAGATAGTCTCAT CGAAAGCTTTACGATGCCCGACCCAGAAGTGCGTTTCGCGCTTTTAAAAGTTGCAGAGATTATCGCCTCGAGTACATCCGAACCTCAACCGGGAAATCTCATCACTCTCTCTACACCGACTGTGGAGACGCCTACGGCACCTCAACCACCCAAAATCAGGATTAGCATGCCAAGTGCCGAGATTGTGTCCGATTCGCAAG GCTACGGGTTTCCTGCTCCTGAAAACCCCGTTGTCACTCCACGTACTGCCGCCAAAATTGTTCTCAACCCTAATGCTCCTACACCTAATACtcacaagaagaaggacgcTCCGAAAGCTCAACGAAAAGGCTTATCAGATAATGACTTTAAAGCTATTGCTATCGCTTTGAACAAACTC GTTGCCGATAAGAGgagtttcttcttccgacaaCCGGTTGACCCCGTTAGGGATAATGCGCCAGA TTACTTGACGGTAATCAAAAAGCCTATGGATCTTTCCACAATCCGCGCAAAATTGGATAATGGCATGTATACCAATCGGCAAGACTTTGTCTCAGATATACGCCTTATTATCGCAAATTGTTACACCTACAATGCCACCCCTACAAGTCCAGTAAGGAAAGCTGGAGAGGCATTCGAGAAGCTGTTCAATACTT TATGGGCCAAGACTGAGAATACTTTATCCGCTCAACGATCAAGCCATGCGACAACCCCTTCGAAAGCTATGCCCCCTCCGCCGCTACCGCAAGCTGAACCAACCGCAAGCACCTCTGTAAAGGTTAAAGTCAAACCGCCGAAAAGTGTCACAATCGACCCTGCTCCTGCGCCTGTAAtgccaccacctcctctgCCTATCGCCAAAAAAGCGTCTATAGCAAGACCCCCCGCGacagaggaaaagaaggaaaagcaaGCAAAGAAGCGTAAAGAGCCCGGAGAGACTAGCAAAAGTAATCTCGATGACTTACTGGGAGCAGAAGTGGACGCAATGGGTAGTGAAGCTGCGACGAATGACCCCCTGACAGATCTTCTTGAAGAACCAAAACAACCcacaaagaagagcaagttGCCGGTTTCCTCAAAGATCTCCAAAAGCACGACTTCCAAAGAATCCTCTGCTGCGCCATCGTCGAGTAACGAAAAGCCGAGCGtcaaaaaggcaaaaatcAAGGTACAAAGTGGGAGTTCATCATCGCCGGTGCCAAGGCCGCCTGTTCCTGCAGAGCAGCCTTCAGTATCTCAAACACTTGTTCCTTCGCCTATCGCGCCTTCCACTGTCGTTTCCGCCCagcctcaacctccttccgATTTGCCACCTACAAAATCAAATTCCATGTCATTCAAGGCAAAGAGGGCGAAGGCATTATTGACAACGTTGCAAAAAGAACCCTCTGCTATCCTG TTCCTGCGGCCCGTCGACCCTATTTTGGATGGATGTCCAAC ATATCTCGATGAGATAAAACACCCCATGGATCTTGGTACCATAGGTAAAAAGATCGATCAAAAGAAGTACAAGACGATGGGCCAGTTTGCGCGTGATATTGAGCTTGTGTTTGCAAA CTGCCGGCAATTCAACCCGCCTGGAGAGATTACGGCGTTAGCGGACaaggttgaagaggtaTATTGGAGAGACTGGCCTAAGACAGTCTCTTCGAAGATGACtggagatgagaaaaaGTCAATGGTGTCAATGCTGAATCAGGCATTAAAAAATCCTTTGAGCGAGTGGTTCCGTCTCGCGG TCGACCCCGTTGCTCTTGGCATCCCTCAGTATTTTGACAT CATCCCTCCAGAAGACGCTCGAGATCTTGGGCTTATCAAGTTAAAACTGGAGAAAGGCCAATATCAGACCGCCAAGCAGGTAGACGAGGATGTAGAGCTCATGTTGGAGAACGCGCGAGTGTTCAACGGTGAGGGGCCAGTAGTAGATGCTGCAAACGCCCTTGGCAAGTGGTGGCAATCGCAACGGTCAAAGATGGATGTGTGA